Within the Corynebacterium sp. sy039 genome, the region GGCGATAGCTTTGCTGATGGTGTTGCATTTGGCGCAGGCAGGAGTGTTGGTCTTTGTTTTGCTCATGCTTGTTGTGTTTGTGTTGGCTCATTGTGGGCAGACTTTAGCCACGGTTGTTGCATGGGATATTCAATATAGTGCTGGGAATGAGAAGGACAGAGCGTATATTGTTGCACTCTTTTCTCTTACATCGTCGTTAGGTGCTGGAACTGCGCAATTCTTAGCTTCGTACCTGTTTCATACTATCCACTAATTTTATTGGTACCACTCAGTGCTGACTTTGCTGCCAGCAATGGAAATGGAACTTGTGTACTAGATTGCGGGTTAGTTTATGTTCCACATAATTTCCACTGGTTCCGTAGGTATCTTTGTGTTTTTCTAAGCGTCGCTTGCTATAAAACACTCAGTAACTCTTGTGCGTGTAGATTTTCTGTATTTTAATGTATTTTATGGAAGCAAATGAACAACAATCGGTGTTTCCAGTGGTTCTGCTGGTATTGGGTTTTGCGTTAGCTATTGTGGCGATCGTGACTGTCCCATCGCTTTTTAGTCATGATGCCGCTACTGCGTGGTCGGTATTCGTTGGGTCGCTTATTGCGTCTCTGGGATCTTTATTTATTGCCAGAAAATCTATCCATATTAAATAGTTTTCTGGAAAACTTAATCCTGACCAACTGAAAGGATGGATAGTAATGCGAAAAGTTCCTTTTTATGCGCTGCTAATGGCATGGATTGCTCTTTTCCTGTCGGTAGCTATCTATTTTTGGCTGGGCGACGGCGCGCCGATGATTTTTATGACTGCGATGGTGGCACTGAGTGTTAGTGGCGCCTATGTCATTAGTCATAAAAATGCTTAATCAGTGTGAAAGCTGGGCTACCCCACAGCAACCCAGCTTTTCATAATCAATCCAATCTTCAGTGCCCCACCCCACCAAAACCCAACTTTCCTCTCGCATAACAGCCTTTCCTACCCCATAACAACTCTGTGGGATAATAACCAACGATGAAACATAACGCGTGGCAGCGCCGTGAGTCGTCGGGTGTATCTTCCGCGACGGGCCACGGCAAGAAAAACCTGGGCACCACATCTAGCAGCCCTTTTACCTCATTCATCGTCACCCCGCGCCCGTTACCTAGCCCTTATGAATCTCGCTGGTTGGCGCGTATTGCATTTTCCCAGCGCCCCTGGAGCATTATTGCTTCGGTGTGCGTGCTCATTGGTTTCTTATGCAATGCAACGGTGCCGGTTATCGTTGGGCGTGCGATCGACCAAGCCATCGCCACCTCGGAATTAACACCCCTCATTCGCTGGATTGTGGCACTCCTGTTGGTGTTTACCTGCAACGCCACAGCCATGTTCCTGGGGCGTTTTCTGTTGGAGCGTTCCACCCTTAACCTGAATCATCAGTTGCGCATGGCGGTGACGGATCGGATTCAAGACCCACGCGGTATGGAGCCGCAGCGTTCCGCAGGTACCTTATTATCTATTGCTAGTACGGATACAACGCGTGTGGCTCAGGTACTGATGCTCACTGTTTTCCCCGTGGCGGAAATTGGTTCTTTGTTGTACACCAGCATGATGATTCTCCTTATTTATCCGCCGCTGGGTGTGGCCGTGTTGCTTGCCGGCCCGATGGTGGTGATGATTGCTTTGCGCGCAGCGCGTCCTTTGCGTGCGCGTTCGGGTGCGAAGCAGCGGGCATTAGCGAAGGCCGCTGCAATGGCAACGGATGTGGTGCAGGGTTTGCGTGTCCTTAAAGGTTTGGGTGCCGTGGGTACGGTTCAGCGTCGGTATCGCGGAGTATCTGATGATGCGTATTCTGCGACGATCCATGCCGACGCCGCCCAGGCAGGCCTCAACATCACCACCGAGTTCACGGGTGCGGTGTATGTGGCGTTGGTGGGAATGTTCGCTGGTTGGTTGGGGTTGCGCGGTCATATCTCTATCGGGGAGTTGATCACGGTGGTTGGTTTAACCCAGTTCATCATCACTCCCATGACTATGCTGGGGAAAAACATTTCCTCCCGCTTGGCTGTAGCGAGTGCCTCTGCTGAACGCGTGGTGAGTGTGCTCACGGCACAGCCTCAGTACGATGAACCCGCAACCCTCGACCATGCCCGTCGCATACAGCAGCAATTATCTGCTGGTGTGACTGTTATTCATCCGGATGCTGCCCCAGAGTATGTGCAATTGCTGGATAATCTGCCGAAGTCCATTGCCGTGGTGGTTCCGCATGAGGCTGATCTGTTTGACGGCACCGTCGCTGATAATGTCCACCCGAACCCGGAGGTAGCGCAGCGCGCGTTGGCGGCGGCGAGCTGCTCCGATATTCCTGGCGGCGCGTCGAAGCGTGTGGGGGAGGGCGGCAGGATGCTCTCTGGTGGGCAGCGTCAGCGTGTTGCGTTAGCGCGTGCCTTGGCTGCCGATCCGCCGATTTTGATGCTTCAAGACCCCACATCGGCGGTGGATTCTATGACAGAGGCGCGCATTGTGTGCTGTGTTCTACCAAAATTGACATCGAACATAACAACGAACACCCCGTTCTTCATGTCGGGGGAGGTTTTTACAATTTAAGACATGACAACCACAGACATCATTAACCAAGTCAAAGAGATAATTTCCACAGTCACACCAGAAGAACGACAACACTTGATTGAACAGCTGGAGCAGTTGTTTCACGAGCCAGAGTATGGTGAGATTCTGTCACAATGTCCACGCTGCGAGTGTGATTCCGTTGTGCGCAAAGGCACATCAAAGGGCGGGCAACGCTATTTGTGTAAAGGGTGCCAGCGCACCTTTGGACACTCCACAAACAAAGTTCTCAAAACCTCCAAACTGTCTTTAGAGACATGGAGGAAGTTCGCTGAATGTTTTATCGACGGTGTAAGTGTTCGTCGTAGTGCCGAACGCTGGGTTGCTGTTGCCACTGCTTTCTTTATGCGGCACCGTGTTCTTGAGCTGGTTGAGAAAAATGCTAAAAAAGTTACGGTGAACAGGGGAAACTTAGCTTATATCGATGAAACGTTTTTCCCTATTAACTATAAGGGGGCAGCTGTGCCTGATGGTGTTAAAGCTAAAAAGCGCGGCGGGTTAAGGAAGGGGAAAAGTCAGTCAAGGTTGTTGGTTTGTGTGGTTATGGGCGTGACATCTACGGGAAGTATTTTCCATCAAATTGCTGGATACAGTAGTATTTCTAAAAATACCGCCCGCCTAGCCCTTGGTGACATTGTTACGTCTGGTTGCACTGTTATCACGGACAAAGGTTCAGGCTATGTTTCAGCGCTAGAAGAACTTGGTGCTACCCACAGGGCTTATCATTCTAAAGATGACCGCGGCAAACTTGCGCCAATCAACGCACTGCACTCTAAAACCAAACGGTTTATGAGGCGTTTTAGCAGTGTCGCCTCCAAGAACCTACACCGCTATCTATCATGGATGGAATGGATCGACAACAACACAGAACGTGAAACGCTGGATATTCTACGCCAATCCACATACACAGTTCATCGTTGCTCTATGAATAGTGAGCATATCCACCAATGGATGATCTAACACGACGAACCATTACAGGCATGATGTAGCACGTAAAACGCCATAAACAAAGCTGGTTAATGTGCAGGAATCCTTGCTGGGATAAATGGTTGTGATACGTGGTAACTACACAACGTTATAGAAGCAATCATAGGTATGCGAAAAAAGGGAATGCCTAAAGCATTGAGTATCAATACAGTGCCTGCGCCAACCCACCGTTGGGGTTTAATGCCCTCCTTTTAGCACCAATCATATTATTAGGTTTCGGCAACTCTTGGGCAGTTGCGGTAATTTTTCTCATTCAATCACTGTTCGTGCAGGTGAGGGGGTTTATTGTTAGTCTATGTCAATTTTGGTAGAACACAGCACGCATTGTGGAGGGTGTGGTGAATGCCCGCCGGGGTAAAACCACCAT harbors:
- a CDS encoding IS1595 family transposase, giving the protein MTTTDIINQVKEIISTVTPEERQHLIEQLEQLFHEPEYGEILSQCPRCECDSVVRKGTSKGGQRYLCKGCQRTFGHSTNKVLKTSKLSLETWRKFAECFIDGVSVRRSAERWVAVATAFFMRHRVLELVEKNAKKVTVNRGNLAYIDETFFPINYKGAAVPDGVKAKKRGGLRKGKSQSRLLVCVVMGVTSTGSIFHQIAGYSSISKNTARLALGDIVTSGCTVITDKGSGYVSALEELGATHRAYHSKDDRGKLAPINALHSKTKRFMRRFSSVASKNLHRYLSWMEWIDNNTERETLDILRQSTYTVHRCSMNSEHIHQWMI
- a CDS encoding ABC transporter ATP-binding protein — translated: MKHNAWQRRESSGVSSATGHGKKNLGTTSSSPFTSFIVTPRPLPSPYESRWLARIAFSQRPWSIIASVCVLIGFLCNATVPVIVGRAIDQAIATSELTPLIRWIVALLLVFTCNATAMFLGRFLLERSTLNLNHQLRMAVTDRIQDPRGMEPQRSAGTLLSIASTDTTRVAQVLMLTVFPVAEIGSLLYTSMMILLIYPPLGVAVLLAGPMVVMIALRAARPLRARSGAKQRALAKAAAMATDVVQGLRVLKGLGAVGTVQRRYRGVSDDAYSATIHADAAQAGLNITTEFTGAVYVALVGMFAGWLGLRGHISIGELITVVGLTQFIITPMTMLGKNISSRLAVASASAERVVSVLTAQPQYDEPATLDHARRIQQQLSAGVTVIHPDAAPEYVQLLDNLPKSIAVVVPHEADLFDGTVADNVHPNPEVAQRALAAASCSDIPGGASKRVGEGGRMLSGGQRQRVALARALAADPPILMLQDPTSAVDSMTEARIVCCVLPKLTSNITTNTPFFMSGEVFTI